One region of Triticum aestivum cultivar Chinese Spring chromosome 6B, IWGSC CS RefSeq v2.1, whole genome shotgun sequence genomic DNA includes:
- the LOC123140043 gene encoding uncharacterized protein, with translation MPELEWDLESSVGDRKITNSRIASFIGNRIKVSLRDSLVLPNCECISIPGMLAEKDDWVPRKEGPYIWLNHEPTEAKSHVAAATPTHPEEAGPKDDAISKSRAPSLPASSAGSEESLKSIDESTEDPLSAEASHTESRLVETASPSHPDAADEPRKPLLVTEKLQADSSESRAGSPPYTSLRAIIPAGEQQQQQQAVAAAAGSVGDDAKRKSGRRSRMMDLGKKMGDKLEEKRRQVEEKGRHIVEKMRENARTNSMERTTSA, from the exons ATGCCTGAACTGGAGTGGGACTTGGAATCTTCCGTCGGAGACAGGAAAATTACCAACAGTCGCATCGCGTCATTTATAGGTAACAGAATCAAG GTTTCGCTCCGTGATAGCTTGGTGCTTCCAAACTGTGAATGCATTTCCATTCCAGGGATGCTGGCAGAGAAGGACGACTGGGTGCCCCGCAAGGAGGGACCTTATATCTGGCTCAACCACGAACCCACCGAGGCCAAAAGCCATGTCGCAGCCGCCACACCAACCCATCCTGAGGAAGCTGGTCCCAAGGACGATGCCATCAGCAAAAGCAGAGCACCAAGTCTGCCTGCTTCCTCAGCCGGGAGTGAGGAATCACTGAAATCCATTGACGAGTCAACCGAAGACCCTCTTTCCGCAGAAGCATCCCACACAGAGTCTCGCCTGGTTGAAACCGCCTCTCCTTCACACCCCGACGCTGCCGACGAACCGAGGAAACCGCTGCTGGTCACGGAGAAGCTCCAGGCAGACTCATCGGAGAGCAGGGCGGGATCCCCACCGTACACCTCCCTGAGGGCCATCATACCCGCGGgggaacagcagcagcagcagcaggcggtgGCGGCAGCAGCGGGCTCTGTTGGAGATGATGCGAAGCGGAAGAGCGGGAGGCGGAGCCGGATGATGGACCTGGGGAAGAAGATGGGGGACAAGCTGGAGGAGAAGCGGCGGCAGGTGGAGGAGAAGGGCCGGCACATCGTCGAGAAGATGCGGGAGAACGCGAGGACCAACAGCATGGAGAGAACCACCTCCGCGTAG